One part of the Desulfonema ishimotonii genome encodes these proteins:
- a CDS encoding ABC transporter ATP-binding protein: MLRLVNIHSAYGLVRVLKNVSLHVDGGEIVTLIGANGAGKTTLLRAISGLQPVQEGRIIFDGRDIANTRAEKLVRFGIAQAPEGRQIFRPMTVMENLELGGYLVCRLHGRKQLRRAIGEMFDMFPILRERQDQFAGTLSGGEQQMLAIAMTLMNKPRLLLLDEPSMGLAPLIVREIFEIISRLRKDEGLTVLLVEQNANAALRIADRGYVMETGKIIIQDRADALLENPEVRRAYLGRDKREIWE, encoded by the coding sequence ATGCTTCGTCTGGTCAACATACACAGTGCTTACGGCCTGGTTCGCGTATTGAAAAACGTCTCCCTCCATGTGGACGGGGGGGAGATCGTCACGCTGATCGGCGCAAACGGGGCCGGGAAAACCACCCTGCTCCGGGCCATCAGCGGCCTTCAGCCGGTACAGGAAGGCCGGATCATTTTTGATGGCCGGGACATCGCCAACACCCGTGCGGAAAAACTGGTGCGCTTCGGCATCGCCCAGGCCCCGGAGGGCCGCCAGATTTTCCGGCCCATGACGGTGATGGAGAATCTGGAGCTGGGGGGATATCTGGTCTGCCGGCTCCACGGCAGAAAGCAGCTCCGGCGGGCCATCGGGGAGATGTTCGACATGTTCCCCATCCTCAGAGAGCGGCAGGATCAGTTCGCAGGCACCCTGAGCGGCGGGGAGCAGCAGATGCTCGCCATTGCCATGACCCTGATGAACAAACCCCGGCTGCTGCTGCTGGACGAGCCGTCCATGGGACTTGCCCCGCTGATTGTCAGAGAGATTTTCGAGATTATCTCCCGGCTCAGGAAAGATGAGGGGCTGACGGTGCTGCTGGTGGAACAGAACGCCAATGCGGCGCTTCGGATCGCCGACCGGGGCTATGTGATGGAAACCGGGAAGATCATCATTCAGGACCGGGCCGACGCCCTGTTGGAGAACCCGGAGGTGCGGCGGGCCTATCTGGGCCGGGATAAACGGGAAATCTGGGAATAA
- a CDS encoding ACT domain-containing protein has protein sequence MKIKQISIFMENRSGRLANILTTLGDAGVNIRAMSLADTSDFGILRLIVSDIDRASEVLRDKKFTVRTSEVIAVEAEDTPGALAAILRSVEKAGINVEYMYSFMQKTMDSAVIIFRFEDPDRAVEVLKTNGIPVIGSHEMW, from the coding sequence ATGAAAATAAAACAGATTTCCATATTTATGGAAAACCGTTCCGGCAGGTTGGCGAATATCCTGACGACGCTGGGGGATGCGGGGGTCAATATCCGGGCCATGTCCCTGGCCGACACGTCGGATTTCGGCATTCTGCGCCTGATCGTCAGCGATATTGACAGGGCGTCCGAGGTGCTGAGGGATAAAAAGTTTACCGTCCGCACGTCCGAGGTCATTGCCGTGGAGGCTGAAGATACTCCCGGCGCGCTGGCGGCCATCCTCAGAAGTGTTGAAAAGGCCGGAATAAACGTTGAATACATGTATTCGTTTATGCAGAAGACAATGGATTCTGCCGTGATCATTTTCCGGTTCGAGGATCCGGACAGAGCTGTCGAGGTGCTGAAGACAAACGGAATTCCCGTAATCGGGAGCCATGAAATGTGGTAG
- a CDS encoding phenylacetate--CoA ligase family protein, whose amino-acid sequence MECWEYSKECSDRAEIEQLQLERLQSTLNRVYKNVRHYRKTFLDIDFMPEDFRTLADLKKLPFITRRDLMRNYPYGMFAVPLREVVRLHAPVLNPDDPVVMGFTRNDLKNWADLMARNLTAAGLDKDDVIQVAPTFGIMTGSFGVQMGAGRIGASVIPLGGGRLPAQVRIMRDFRTTALVATPTFALGILRSLEAMALDPKDLSLKCGIIGSEPWSEADRAELETRLHITATDTYSLAEIFGPGVAWECPEKNGLHMAEDHFIPEIIDPETLEPLPPGSEGELVITTISKEAFPLIRFRTGDITRITYDPCACGRTHCRISRIFRRCDEAFVMRGSRIVPEQVGRVLTRMTGGQPYFQMVVEREGGQDCLTVLVEISDCIFFDEMRKQRRFVEQLHRAVAESLGWEAALKLVEPGTFDRNQKITDRRNLV is encoded by the coding sequence ATGGAATGCTGGGAGTATTCAAAGGAGTGTTCGGACCGGGCGGAGATTGAGCAGCTTCAGCTGGAGCGGCTTCAGTCCACCCTCAACCGGGTATATAAAAACGTCAGACATTACCGCAAGACCTTTCTGGACATCGACTTCATGCCCGAAGACTTCCGCACACTGGCGGACCTGAAAAAGCTGCCCTTCATCACCCGCCGGGATCTGATGCGGAACTACCCCTATGGCATGTTTGCCGTGCCCCTGCGCGAGGTGGTGCGGCTCCATGCGCCGGTACTCAACCCGGATGATCCGGTGGTCATGGGCTTTACCCGGAACGATTTGAAAAACTGGGCCGACCTCATGGCCCGGAATCTGACGGCTGCCGGTCTGGACAAGGACGACGTGATTCAGGTGGCCCCCACCTTCGGAATTATGACCGGCTCCTTCGGGGTGCAGATGGGCGCCGGACGGATCGGCGCATCCGTTATCCCCCTGGGGGGGGGCAGGCTCCCGGCCCAGGTCAGGATCATGCGGGATTTCCGCACCACTGCCCTGGTGGCCACCCCCACCTTTGCCCTCGGCATTCTCCGCTCGCTGGAGGCGATGGCGCTTGATCCCAAGGATTTGTCCCTGAAATGCGGCATTATCGGATCGGAACCCTGGTCCGAGGCCGACCGGGCCGAGCTGGAGACCCGGCTTCACATCACGGCAACCGACACATACAGCCTGGCCGAGATCTTCGGTCCGGGCGTGGCCTGGGAGTGCCCGGAAAAGAACGGGCTTCACATGGCCGAAGACCATTTTATCCCTGAGATCATCGACCCGGAAACCCTGGAGCCTCTGCCCCCGGGCAGCGAGGGGGAACTGGTCATTACCACCATCTCCAAGGAAGCCTTTCCGCTGATCCGGTTCCGCACCGGCGATATCACCCGGATCACCTATGACCCCTGCGCCTGCGGACGGACCCACTGCCGCATCTCCCGGATTTTCAGGCGGTGTGACGAGGCCTTTGTCATGCGGGGTAGCCGTATTGTCCCCGAACAGGTGGGCCGGGTGCTGACGCGGATGACCGGCGGGCAGCCGTATTTTCAGATGGTGGTTGAACGGGAAGGCGGGCAGGATTGTCTGACGGTGCTGGTGGAAATCTCGGACTGTATTTTTTTTGATGAAATGCGGAAACAGCGCCGGTTTGTGGAACAACTCCACCGGGCGGTTGCCGAGTCCCTGGGATGGGAGGCCGCGCTGAAGCTGGTGGAGCCGGGCACATTTGACAGGAACCAGAAAATTACGGACCGCCGGAATCTGGTGTGA
- a CDS encoding branched-chain amino acid ABC transporter permease has translation MNTSFTDLLQFIFMGLQRGSIYALAAMGFNMIYNATGIINFAQGEFVVLGGLMMVTLTMTVQLSIPFAFLLTVLFVTVIGVLMERLTINPVKDPDVLRLIIITIAVSILLKGAAMCIWGKESHYMRHFSGDTPIDILGATVLPQTLWIIGILIVVVVAFVLFFNCTMTGKCMRACAINRDAARLAGISDRNMVMLSFALSAGIGAVAGIIVTPVIQMDYGRGVLIALKGFGAAVIGGLGNSIGAVVAGLLFGLVEAIGAGYISSHYMDAIALTLLLAVLFVRPSGIFGSSEASRLKDF, from the coding sequence ATGAATACAAGTTTTACCGATCTGCTTCAGTTCATCTTCATGGGCCTTCAGCGGGGCAGCATTTACGCCTTGGCGGCCATGGGGTTCAACATGATCTACAACGCCACCGGAATCATCAACTTCGCCCAGGGGGAATTTGTGGTTCTCGGGGGGCTGATGATGGTCACCCTGACCATGACGGTCCAGCTCTCCATTCCCTTTGCCTTCCTGCTGACGGTCCTTTTTGTCACCGTCATCGGGGTGCTGATGGAACGGCTGACCATCAACCCGGTCAAAGACCCCGACGTTCTCCGGCTCATTATTATCACCATTGCCGTTTCCATCCTTCTGAAAGGCGCGGCCATGTGCATCTGGGGCAAGGAATCCCATTACATGCGCCACTTTTCCGGGGATACGCCCATTGATATCCTGGGGGCCACCGTTCTGCCCCAGACCCTGTGGATTATCGGTATTCTGATTGTGGTGGTGGTGGCCTTTGTCCTGTTTTTCAACTGCACCATGACCGGCAAGTGTATGCGGGCCTGCGCCATTAATCGCGATGCGGCGCGGCTGGCCGGAATCAGCGACCGGAACATGGTGATGCTCTCCTTTGCCCTGTCTGCGGGAATCGGTGCCGTGGCCGGGATTATCGTCACCCCTGTGATCCAGATGGACTATGGCCGGGGCGTGCTGATCGCGCTCAAGGGATTTGGCGCGGCTGTGATCGGCGGGCTGGGCAACAGCATCGGCGCGGTGGTGGCCGGGCTTCTGTTCGGTCTGGTGGAGGCCATCGGGGCAGGCTACATCTCCTCCCACTACATGGACGCCATCGCCCTGACCCTTCTGCTGGCGGTCCTCTTTGTCCGGCCCAGCGGCATTTTCGGCAGCTCCGAAGCGTCACGGCTGAAGGATTTTTAA
- a CDS encoding ABC transporter substrate-binding protein: MKKRALFWAGLMILMFSVSTLWAKDREYRVGCAFAITGKASWLGEPQRNTVEMLEKEINAAGGINGHRLKLFIEDTQGNNTRAVNAIKKLVKKHRVSVIIGPSRSGTSMAAIPVVTKAKVPMLSCAAAESITQPWEKRRWIFKMGQNDSDAARKICDHMTAHGIREIGILTGTTGFGAAGRTQLKKIAKEYGITIVADETYSPGDTDMTAQLISIRNAGAKAVVNWSIVPAQSIVPQNLRQLKIGIPLYQSSGFANIKYAQAAGVAAEGTIFPAGRIMAVDFIPDTHPQKAILKKYKTGYESVYKDHVSTFGGHAYDALLLVIEAMKKVGDDPAKIRDFLETTEFTGVDGIFRFSEKDHCGLDKTAFEMLTVKDGKFVVYRK; the protein is encoded by the coding sequence ATGAAGAAAAGAGCGTTGTTTTGGGCCGGTCTGATGATTCTGATGTTTTCCGTGTCCACCCTCTGGGCCAAAGACAGGGAATACCGGGTGGGGTGTGCCTTTGCCATCACCGGAAAGGCCTCCTGGCTGGGCGAACCCCAGCGGAATACCGTTGAAATGCTGGAAAAAGAGATCAACGCGGCAGGCGGTATCAACGGCCACCGGTTAAAGCTGTTCATCGAGGATACCCAGGGCAACAACACCCGTGCCGTCAACGCCATCAAAAAGCTGGTCAAAAAGCACAGGGTGAGCGTTATTATCGGTCCCTCCCGGAGCGGTACCAGCATGGCCGCCATCCCGGTTGTCACAAAGGCAAAAGTGCCCATGCTGTCCTGTGCGGCTGCCGAAAGCATCACCCAGCCGTGGGAAAAGCGCAGGTGGATTTTCAAGATGGGCCAGAACGACAGCGACGCGGCCCGTAAGATCTGCGATCACATGACCGCCCACGGCATCAGAGAAATCGGTATCCTCACCGGAACGACCGGATTCGGGGCCGCAGGCCGGACCCAGTTGAAAAAGATCGCCAAAGAATACGGCATCACCATCGTGGCGGATGAGACCTACAGCCCCGGCGACACCGACATGACCGCCCAGCTGATCAGCATCAGAAACGCCGGGGCCAAAGCGGTCGTGAACTGGTCCATCGTGCCGGCCCAGTCCATTGTCCCCCAGAATCTGCGGCAGCTGAAGATCGGCATTCCGCTCTACCAGAGCAGCGGGTTTGCCAATATCAAATACGCTCAGGCTGCCGGCGTCGCGGCAGAGGGCACTATTTTTCCGGCGGGCCGCATCATGGCTGTCGATTTCATTCCCGACACCCATCCCCAGAAAGCGATCCTGAAGAAGTACAAAACCGGATATGAGTCCGTTTATAAGGACCATGTCAGCACCTTCGGTGGCCACGCCTATGACGCCCTGCTGCTGGTCATCGAGGCCATGAAAAAGGTGGGGGATGACCCGGCAAAGATCCGGGACTTTCTGGAGACAACCGAATTTACAGGGGTGGATGGCATTTTCAGATTTTCCGAAAAGGACCACTGCGGTCTGGACAAAACCGCCTTTGAGATGCTGACGGTGAAGGACGGCAAATTTGTCGTTTACCGGAAGTAA
- a CDS encoding branched-chain amino acid ABC transporter permease — MVKKDYFGLCALALGVAGTPLLIQNDYYLGILVFTALNCLACTGLSLLMGYAGQISMGNAAFVGLGAYTSAILTVRLGWNPWLAMLAGVLLVLAIAMLIGIPSLRLKGHYLGMATLGFGSIVHIVSVAATGLTGGPEGINDIPPLGFGSILLDSDLRFFYFSWAVLILGLFLALNLIHSRIGRGLRSVHGSEDAAESVGVDTAAYKIRVFTIGAAYASVSGSLYASYVSYIDPGPFDVMHSVLMVTMVAVGGMHNVWGAVIGAALLSVLPEALSSASEYFEFIGVAYDTDYDMLIYGGILLSIMLFLPGGLLDGLARLIRLPGKLALRLKGGTGQNG; from the coding sequence ATGGTAAAGAAAGACTATTTCGGACTCTGCGCTCTGGCCCTTGGGGTGGCCGGGACGCCGCTTCTGATTCAAAACGATTATTATCTCGGCATCCTGGTCTTTACGGCCCTCAACTGTCTGGCCTGTACCGGCCTGAGCCTGCTCATGGGATATGCCGGTCAGATCTCCATGGGCAATGCGGCCTTTGTGGGGCTGGGCGCTTACACATCGGCCATTCTGACGGTCCGGCTGGGGTGGAATCCCTGGCTTGCCATGCTCGCCGGGGTATTGCTGGTTCTGGCGATCGCCATGCTGATCGGCATTCCCTCCCTGCGGCTCAAGGGCCATTATCTGGGCATGGCCACACTGGGCTTCGGCTCCATTGTCCACATCGTTTCCGTGGCCGCCACCGGCCTGACCGGCGGGCCGGAGGGGATCAACGATATTCCGCCCCTGGGTTTCGGGAGTATCCTTCTGGACTCGGATCTGAGGTTTTTTTATTTTAGCTGGGCCGTGTTGATTCTGGGGCTGTTTCTGGCCCTGAACCTGATTCACTCCCGCATCGGCCGGGGGCTGCGGTCCGTCCACGGCAGCGAGGATGCGGCCGAGTCGGTGGGGGTGGATACGGCCGCCTATAAAATCAGGGTTTTTACCATCGGCGCGGCCTATGCGTCCGTTTCCGGGAGCCTCTACGCTTCCTATGTCAGCTACATCGACCCCGGGCCGTTTGACGTGATGCACTCGGTGCTGATGGTCACGATGGTGGCCGTGGGCGGGATGCACAATGTCTGGGGCGCGGTCATCGGCGCGGCACTTCTTTCCGTTTTGCCCGAAGCGCTTTCCTCGGCCTCGGAGTACTTCGAGTTCATCGGGGTGGCATATGACACGGATTATGACATGCTGATCTACGGCGGCATTCTGCTCTCCATCATGCTCTTCCTGCCCGGGGGCCTTCTGGACGGGCTGGCCCGCCTGATCCGGCTGCCGGGCAAACTGGCGCTGCGGCTGAAAGGGGGAACCGGACAGAATGGGTAA
- a CDS encoding ABC transporter ATP-binding protein, whose product MGNPFLALENLTKAFGGVVAVNDLSFAVDRGTVTSVIGPNGAGKTTMFNLITGFAVPTSGQVRFGGMVISGQRPHRIAALGFARTFQNVQIFPEMTALENVMVGRHLQSEAGLFRSFIVPPFFRREERQIRADAAKWLDFAGMADLGDVPAGSLPLGSQRLLEIARALAAEPKLLLLDEPASGLNARETLVMGRMIARIREMGITVLLVEHDMELVMEVSDKVVVVNFGSRIAYGTPAEVQLNPDVIAAYLGE is encoded by the coding sequence ATGGGTAACCCGTTTCTTGCACTTGAAAATCTCACCAAGGCCTTTGGCGGCGTGGTGGCGGTCAACGACCTGAGCTTTGCCGTGGACCGGGGTACCGTGACCTCGGTGATCGGTCCCAACGGCGCGGGCAAGACCACCATGTTCAACCTGATTACGGGGTTTGCTGTGCCCACTTCCGGGCAGGTGCGGTTCGGGGGCATGGTGATCAGCGGACAGAGGCCCCATCGGATTGCGGCCCTGGGATTTGCCCGGACCTTTCAGAATGTTCAGATTTTTCCGGAGATGACGGCCTTGGAAAATGTGATGGTGGGCCGTCACCTGCAATCAGAGGCCGGGCTGTTCCGCTCTTTTATCGTGCCCCCCTTTTTCCGCAGAGAGGAGCGGCAGATCCGGGCGGATGCCGCGAAGTGGCTTGACTTTGCGGGCATGGCGGATCTGGGGGATGTGCCCGCGGGCAGCCTGCCGCTGGGCAGCCAGCGCCTGCTGGAGATTGCCCGTGCGCTGGCGGCAGAGCCGAAACTGCTGCTGCTGGACGAACCGGCCTCCGGCCTCAATGCCCGCGAGACCCTGGTGATGGGGCGGATGATTGCCCGGATACGGGAGATGGGCATCACCGTGCTGCTGGTGGAACACGATATGGAGCTGGTGATGGAGGTCTCCGACAAGGTGGTGGTGGTCAACTTCGGCAGCCGGATCGCATACGGAACCCCGGCCGAGGTCCAGCTCAACCCGGATGTGATTGCCGCCTATCTGGGGGAATAA